One window from the genome of Myripristis murdjan chromosome 6, fMyrMur1.1, whole genome shotgun sequence encodes:
- the LOC115360441 gene encoding fibronectin type III domain-containing protein 11-like, whose product MLALLIDHQKMCHMQKLANTLVNIKLTLLDELHLQMIKDSKEMSAFVNQDPSLVKASTLLAVWKMPQHVLQALDKFDSMLEPIPLKHQVLRNPGSSLLPRITASVAVKMPVILVRCKSHVTSCSVELHCLIWNHPHPEGPEEEQVFELCFKILPPATGDQDQTGKVTCSSYSIQIINLTPDTNYQSSIKRVNVSNLVYGMWINTMTLHTKAVSANSTD is encoded by the coding sequence ATGTTGGCGCTCCTCATTGACCACCAGAAGATGTGCCATATGCAGAAGCTTGCCAACACACTTGTGAATATCAAGCTCACCTTGCTGGATGAGCTCCACTTGCAAATGATCAAAGACAGCAAGGAGATGAGTGCCTTTGTCAACCAAGACCCAAGTTTGGTGAAGGCCAGCACCCTGTTGGCTGTGTGGAAGATGCCCCAGCACGTTCTCCAGGCCCTTGATAAATTTGACAGCATGCTGGAGCCCATCCCGCTGAAACACCAGGTCCTCCGTAACCCAGGCAGCAGCCTGCTGCCACGGATCACCGCGTCAGTTGCTGTCAAGATGCCAGTGATACTTGTCAGATGCAAGTCACATGTGACATCCTGTAGTGTGGAGCTGCACTGCCTGATCTGGAATCACCCTCATCCAGAGGGTCCTGAAGAGGAACAGGTGTTTGAGCTCTGCTTCAAGATCCTTCCCCCAGCCACCGGCGATCAGGACCAGACTGGGAAGGTGACCTGCAGCTCCTATAGCATACAGATCATAAACCTGACCCCTGACACCAACTACCAGTCCTCTATCAAGAGAGTAAATGTCAGCAACTTGGTTTATGGAATGTGGATCAATACCATGACCCTGCACACCAAGGCTGTTTCAGCAAACTCCACAGACTGA